The Candidatus Dependentiae bacterium genomic interval CATTAAAATTCCGTTTCGATTGGGAATTCCAAGGCGGTAGCCGCAATGGATGGAAAGAAGCTAGCTATCAAGTAGCTAGCACTACACAAGAACTCACCATCGACTTTGATTGGAAAAATGAACCTGCACAAATTCTTGTGTCTCCTGCAACGCTCTTAGAACCCATTAACAGTTATAAAAATAAGTAAAAAATTATGATGCGTCGAGAACTATGTCACCTGTGGGGTCCATTTTCAATCTATAGTTATGGCCTAGCTCTAGCAGCTGCCATACTTCTGTTTGTATGGCTATGCCTCCGTCACCCGCGCCGCGCCAAAATTATTTCCACCGAAAAGTTTATTGAAACAGTAGGCTTGAGCTTAATTGTAGGGCTTATCGGCGCACGATTACTTTTTATCGTTAATTCGTATGATGAATTTGAGAGCATAGGTTCATTTTTTAGTCTTTGGAATGGCGGCCTTTCATTACTCGGCGGCATTATTGCCATAGTGCTAGTTATGCCTTTCTATTTAAAGAGCATTAATGTCCCCGTTCTTCCCCTGCTTGATATAGCCGCAATTCATGCACCGCTCTTACAAGCTATTGCCCGCCTTGGCTGCCTTATGGCCGGTTGTTGCTACGGCAAACCAACCGATCTCCCCTGGGCAATTGTTTATTCAGACCAACAGAGCGAAGCACCTTTGAACATTGCTCTGCATCCAACACAAATTTATACCTCAATCGCTATGCTCCTTGTTTTTGCTTTCTTTTATTTTTACTTACAAAAAAAAGTCACTATCCCCGGACAATTGGTCATGGCTTACCTTATGACTGAAGGCGCCGTACGCTTCTCAGTCGACTTTTTCCGTGACGATCAAGAGTATTTTTCAGGGGATATGCATCACACAATTTCCGCACATCAATGGCTTGCTTTAGGGCTTTTTACAGCCGGTCTAGTAGGTTTGATTTTAATCCGTTACACTAATAATGAGCGATACAATAACGCCCAATAACCTACGCTCCACCAAACGCCTAAACTAAACGGAAATTGCCCATGAGTCTTTTTAATTTTATCAAATCATCCCTCTCTATATTGGATGTAGTAGGCAATTATACAACACTCAAAAAAGCTGGACTCTATTGGAAAGGTCACTGCCCATTCCATAACGAAAAGACCGCATCATTCACGGTAAGCCCTCATAAAGAAATTTATTATTGCTTTGGCTGCAACAGCGGCGGCGACCTCATTTCTTTTATCGCTAAAGTCGAAAACTGCTCGCCCATAGAAGCTGCAAAATTATTGGTCGAGCGCTATCAACTCAATCCGCCTGCCGATACATTCGACGGTCACGAATATAAGCCGGAAAAAAGCAAACATTATTACGAGCTTTGCAAGGCCGTAGCAACCTGGTGCCACGAGAGCCTCCTGCAATCACCCATGCTCATGGATTATCTGAAAAAACGGGGTTTTACCAAAAACATGGCAAGCTATTTTACCATCGGATATTTTCCTGGTGGATTGGCTGCTGTACAGAATCTCATGAAAGCAATGGGCACGCATCAAATTCTGCCTCACGACCTGATTGAAGCTAATATTTTAAGCCAAGGCAAAACAGTCCTTTATTCACCTTTTGAAGAACGCCTAATGTTCCCTATCAAAGATCATTTAGGAAGATACTGTGGATTTGGCGGCCGCGTGTTTAAACCACATGACGAGCGCCCTAAATACTACAACTCACGAGAAAATGAATTCTTCACCAAAGGGTCGTTACTCTTTGGCATCGATTTAGCTAAAAAAAGTATTCAAGAAACCGAAACTGCATTTTTGGTTGAAGGGTACACCGACTGCGTAGCAATGGTTCAACATGGGTATCCTAATACCGTAGCAACGCTCGGCACAGCCTGCACAACAGAACACCTCAAACAACTTGCTCGCTACACCCAACAGCTCTACATTATTTACGATAGCGACAATGCTGGACACCAAGCAATCTTGCGTCTCACTGAACTCTGTTGGCAAGTCAGTCTTGAACCAAAAGTTATTTGTCTACCTGCCAAAGAAGACCCTGCATCATTTCTTGGCAAAGGGAATGACCTCAAGCCGCTTATTGCAAAAGCCCAAGATATTTTTATGTTCTTTATTGATGCAGCCGGCAATGAATTCAGCACCAAACCGCTCAGCGAAAAAATTGCCCTGGTAAGAAAGCTCGTCGCCACGATTCACAATATCGACGATTCACTAAAACGGGACATTCTGCTCCAAAAAGCTGCCAAAACGCTGGACATCCCTTTGCAATCTATGCAAAACGAACTAGCACGAACCGCCCTTCGATACGATTCTCAAAAAGAATCACTCAGGGTGAGCGGGACAGAATTATCATTAGCCTCCGCGCAACCAAAAACCGTAGCAAAACCAGAGAAACCAGCCAATACACCGCCAGTCTACCAGCCCATACCAAAGCTGGAAAAAATGATTTTTTCTGCTATAATGGACAATATGCAATTATTTAATAGTAAAAACGATAAATATTTGCTCGAGTATCTTCCAGCTCCATTACGTGATATACTAGAAAAACTAAAATCATTAACAGAGCACCGTAAAGGCATAGACTTTATACAGTTTTTCGACACACTCAATGAGTACGAACAACAGTATGTAAGCAAGCTTTTATTGGAACAAGAAGAAAAGAACATACAGCCAGAGGCATTTGAGCAGTTAGTGCTCCAATTCCACAAAAAGAATTGGAAGAGTATAGTGCACGCAATAAAGACGAAATTGACACAAGCAAAGAATGAAAACAACATTGAAGATGTCGAAAAATTAATGCAGGATTTCCTGGAATTGAAGCAGGCTGTAATAGAAAAAAATATTATATAACTAGGGACAGATAACTATGACAAAAACCAAGGCGACCAGTAACAACAAAAAGGAAACAAAAAAAGTTGTTACAACCAAACCATCTAAGGCAACAAAACCTACGCCAGCAACCCCTGCCAAAAAAACAGCAGTCAAACCTGTTGCTGCTTCTACGCCTAAAAAAATAACTCCTGTCGTCAAACCTGCACCCCTAGCAAAAGAAGTTCCAGCAAAAAAAATTGCACTCGCTACTCCCGTAGCAAAACCTGCTCCTGTAGTAAAAATTATTCCGGTAGCGCCTGCTGCAAAAGCTCCACTTAAAAGACCTGTAGCAAGACCTGCGCTCGCTGCTGTAAAAAAACCAAAAATTGAAATCAATGAAGCTGACCTAAAAAAAGAATCCATCGAAGAATTCATTGAAAAAGGCAAAAAGCACAATCTATTAACCTATGAAGAAGTCATAGAATTTTGTGAAAAAAATCATTTGGTCGAACAAGAAACTAATGAGCTCTTGCGCACTCTTGAAAAAGAAAACGTTGAGCTCATCACTCAAGAAGAATTTGAAACTTCTCAGCAAGGCTTAGAGGGTTACGAATCTGACGAAACTCTTGAACGCACAACGAACATCAAGGCAAAATTAGAAAACTCAATGCAGTTAGACCACCTTGATGAAGAAGATGCTGATGAAGAAGATGGCGAAAAAGAAGAAGAACACGAAACGATTCGCAGTGAAGCTTCACCTGTTGCTGATGGTGTAAAATCATATCTCCGTGATATTGGTAAAATACCACTTCTTAACAAGAAGACAGAAACAACCATTGCTGAATCAATAGCAAACAGCAAAAAAGAATCTATTGATGCTATTTCTCGCTTCCCATTCATTCATAAAGAATTTGTGTTAATCGGCGAAAAATTACAAAAAAATAGCGCACATCCAAAAGATATCATTCAGTTCTCAGAATTTGATGAAGAAAACTTACCTAAGATCGATGAAGAAAAATCGGCGCTCGTTAATACGATCAAAAAAATTGAAGACCTGATTGATAACGAAGAGAAGATTTACCTGAGCTATCGTAACAGACCTGATTACCTAGAAAAAAAAGACGAGATGCTCAAGAAGGTTAAGCTGAATAAAGAAGAAATCAGCAAAACCATTCAATCTATTAGACTTGCCAATAAATTAATTCGTAAAATGGGCAAAAAAATAGAAAAATATTACAACAAGATTCAAGAAAAAGAAGAATCCATCCACATTTTGCAAGATAATTTGAAAAAATACAGCTTGCTCAAAAATCCTACTGAAGAAGAACTTCAAGCAAAGGACGAAGAAGAACGTAACTTCCGGGGCTCACTAAAAATAATCAAAAAACTTGAAGCCGAAGCTGGTCTTCCTAAAGAAACCATTGCAAAGCTATTCAGACAATTACTTATTGCACAAGCAAACGATAAACGAGCAAAAGACAATCTTGCAAAAGCAAACTTACGTCTCGTAGTCAATATTGCTAAAAAGTACGTCAACCGTGGTCTACACTTCTTGGACTTGATCCAAGAAGGTAACATCGGTCTTATGAAGGCAGTAGAAAAGTTTGAGTTTGAACGTGGTTACAAGTTCTCGACCTATGCAACCTGGTGGATTCGTCAAGCGATAACCCGCGCTATTGCCGACCAATCACGTACTATTCGTGTACCAGTGCACATGGTTGAAACACTCAACAAGATTAATAAAATTAAGCGTACCTTTATCCAAGAACACGGTAGAGAACCATCTCATGCAGAATTGGCAAAAGAGCTTAATTTAGATGAAAAGAAAATTAAGAACATCATTAAAATTTCTAAAGAACCT includes:
- the dnaG gene encoding DNA primase, which produces MSLFNFIKSSLSILDVVGNYTTLKKAGLYWKGHCPFHNEKTASFTVSPHKEIYYCFGCNSGGDLISFIAKVENCSPIEAAKLLVERYQLNPPADTFDGHEYKPEKSKHYYELCKAVATWCHESLLQSPMLMDYLKKRGFTKNMASYFTIGYFPGGLAAVQNLMKAMGTHQILPHDLIEANILSQGKTVLYSPFEERLMFPIKDHLGRYCGFGGRVFKPHDERPKYYNSRENEFFTKGSLLFGIDLAKKSIQETETAFLVEGYTDCVAMVQHGYPNTVATLGTACTTEHLKQLARYTQQLYIIYDSDNAGHQAILRLTELCWQVSLEPKVICLPAKEDPASFLGKGNDLKPLIAKAQDIFMFFIDAAGNEFSTKPLSEKIALVRKLVATIHNIDDSLKRDILLQKAAKTLDIPLQSMQNELARTALRYDSQKESLRVSGTELSLASAQPKTVAKPEKPANTPPVYQPIPKLEKMIFSAIMDNMQLFNSKNDKYLLEYLPAPLRDILEKLKSLTEHRKGIDFIQFFDTLNEYEQQYVSKLLLEQEEKNIQPEAFEQLVLQFHKKNWKSIVHAIKTKLTQAKNENNIEDVEKLMQDFLELKQAVIEKNII
- the rpoD gene encoding RNA polymerase sigma factor RpoD encodes the protein MTKTKATSNNKKETKKVVTTKPSKATKPTPATPAKKTAVKPVAASTPKKITPVVKPAPLAKEVPAKKIALATPVAKPAPVVKIIPVAPAAKAPLKRPVARPALAAVKKPKIEINEADLKKESIEEFIEKGKKHNLLTYEEVIEFCEKNHLVEQETNELLRTLEKENVELITQEEFETSQQGLEGYESDETLERTTNIKAKLENSMQLDHLDEEDADEEDGEKEEEHETIRSEASPVADGVKSYLRDIGKIPLLNKKTETTIAESIANSKKESIDAISRFPFIHKEFVLIGEKLQKNSAHPKDIIQFSEFDEENLPKIDEEKSALVNTIKKIEDLIDNEEKIYLSYRNRPDYLEKKDEMLKKVKLNKEEISKTIQSIRLANKLIRKMGKKIEKYYNKIQEKEESIHILQDNLKKYSLLKNPTEEELQAKDEEERNFRGSLKIIKKLEAEAGLPKETIAKLFRQLLIAQANDKRAKDNLAKANLRLVVNIAKKYVNRGLHFLDLIQEGNIGLMKAVEKFEFERGYKFSTYATWWIRQAITRAIADQSRTIRVPVHMVETLNKINKIKRTFIQEHGREPSHAELAKELNLDEKKIKNIIKISKEPISLEAPVGDGDDVSIKDFIENENEFSPSDAVANNDLKERVREVLKTLTPREEKVLKMRFGIDVASEHTLEEVGKDFSVTRERIRQIEVKALRKLRHPSRSKKLLTFFEKELAEIMTNEDIQDDGDIDIKDNDMDMDDDE
- a CDS encoding prolipoprotein diacylglyceryl transferase: MMRRELCHLWGPFSIYSYGLALAAAILLFVWLCLRHPRRAKIISTEKFIETVGLSLIVGLIGARLLFIVNSYDEFESIGSFFSLWNGGLSLLGGIIAIVLVMPFYLKSINVPVLPLLDIAAIHAPLLQAIARLGCLMAGCCYGKPTDLPWAIVYSDQQSEAPLNIALHPTQIYTSIAMLLVFAFFYFYLQKKVTIPGQLVMAYLMTEGAVRFSVDFFRDDQEYFSGDMHHTISAHQWLALGLFTAGLVGLILIRYTNNERYNNAQ